In Plasmodium falciparum 3D7 genome assembly, chromosome: 5, the following proteins share a genomic window:
- a CDS encoding karyopherin beta produces MDKIVEVIEGLSSSESHIRNECENTLNYYKKNDLNNTVLSILKLLKTHKDSQVRLQCAILIRNIFRVYIKSTHVDVEEKEKNENSIGNAEEENYWVLLPDNLKNIVKSELISNIGTETDKMVRSNICNNIIDLSSKLLLHNQWPELLSVTFEFCNSNNVDVLISGYKILGGILSCIPDELDGKQEIISSICMKGLNSSNVQVRGECINLISCIVEDNSSSLVKSVHGCIPLILQSLSLMAKNSSSDIAVLEECEKVLQSIGKMIDYNAKFFTKHITSLCDILFSICMKDENELNYDFDNSLKSLSIEALVTIPERRPKMALSVPHFVDKIIHLSMLFMLDINNDCFNEWMNSIKEGKDDSQELYDIGEESLDRVGKAFSELEEAEFIHILFNKVSEFLMKNTWEHKYVGIMAIAQTIEYLPEDEIEEQLEHVIKMLLQILVDQDVRVRYAACQAIGQISLDHQPYVQKEFFSEILSALINTMNDVHLRVQSHATAAFVNYAEELDKMALLPYADIIIDILLQKLNSSNYLLVREQAVTAIAVIAGVIEEDFLKYYSTVVPMMKDIIQKAVSEEERTCRGKAIECISIIGLSVGKDIFIEDAKECMNALLQISSTKMDPDDTVKEYIQEAIGRICRALGNDFYPYLSSIVPTILSVLSVLPKPLTDDEEDLTITMVSNGQYVGLKTSLLEDQEKALDLLIIIIEVLKENYKDYIQATATAVLPMLNYELSDEIKQKALTAVSELIESARILSEKTDNDKSMLLAILTAAAEKVLKSLLETKLDDNYEYILDVMIIESHGLYMCLQKAGSNVLPENTLKLFFNQIFALLQYSTDRRVVYNQKKNNDDVDEDELLIIDREEELEQNYRTNLLDILGVLIKYHPTQFLNTCCELCIGFINNYMNSPNSEDVALALYVCDDLLEFLQEKSVNLWDFFMNPLLLNINHADDKVKQAACYGVIQATKIEAFGKYANIAVEYLLKLVHESTSNKKPKEYISAIDNAIAALGDVVLMHTSKFNNAEDLIKVWLNHLPIKEDDAEGRRVHKNLIDLVSQNHPLLFGKDNSNTAKIIEIFLTIYETDFSDTDCNKKISTLINSLDKSYLNNLASSTLSHKQAKKLNNILNPNRK; encoded by the coding sequence aTGGATAAAATTGTAGAAGTTATTGAAGGATTAAGCAGCTCTGAGAGTCATATAAGAAATGAATGTGAAAATAcgttaaattattataaaaagaatgatttaaataatacagtattatctatattgaaattattaaaaaccCATAAAGATAGTCAAGTTCGATTACAATGTGCTATATTAATTAGGAATATATTTCGTGTGTATATAAAGTCCACACATGTGGATGtggaagaaaaagaaaaaaatgagaatTCGATTGGAAATGCAGAAGAAGAGAATTATTGGGTATTATTACCTGATAATTTAAAGAATATTGTAAAATCTGAATTGATTAGTAATATAGGAACTGAAACAGATAAGATGGTTCGaagtaatatatgtaataatattatagatttatcatcaaaattattattacataatcAATGGCCTGAGTTATTATCAGTAACATTTGAATTTTGTAATTCTAATAACGTTGATGTATTAATAAGtggatataaaatattaggtGGTATCTTAAGTTGTATTCCAGATGAATTAGATGGAAAACAAGAAATAATATCTTCCATATGTATGAAAGGTTTAAATTCATCAAATGTACAAGTACGTGGAGAatgtattaatttaatatcatGTATTGTTGAAGATAATAGTTCATCCTTAGTTAAGAGTGTACATGGTTGTATCCCATTAATATTACAATCATTAAGTTTGATGGCAAAGAATAGTAGTTCAGATATTGCTGTTCTAGAAGAATGTGAGAAAGTACTTCAATCTATTGGTAAAATGATAGATTATAATGCTAAATTTTTTACTAAGCATATAACAAGTTTgtgtgatatattatttagtaTTTGTATGAAAGATGAAAATGAATTGAACTATGATTTTGATAATAGCTTGAAGTCCCTAAGTATTGAAGCTTTAGTTACCATTCCAGAACGTCGACCAAAAATGGCTTTATCTGTACCTCATTTTGTAGATAAGATTATACATTTGTCTATGTTATTTATGCTTGACATTAATAATGATTGTTTTAATGAATGGATGAATTCTATAAAAGAAGGTAAAGACGATAGTCAGGAGTTATATGACATAGGTGAAGAGTCCTTAGATCGTGTTGGTAAAGCATTTAGTGAGTTAGAAGAAGCtgaatttattcatattctttttaataaagtATCAGaatttttaatgaaaaatacTTGGGAACATAAATATGTCGGTATTATGGCTATTGCACAAACTATAGAATATTTACCAGAAGATGAAATTGAAGAACAATTAGAAcatgttataaaaatgttgtTACAAATATTAGTTGATCAAGATGTTAGAGTACGTTATGCAGCATGTCAAGCCATTGGACAAATATCTTTAGATCATCAACCATATGTACAGAAAGAATTTTTTTCAGAAATTTTATCAGCATTAATTAATACCATGAACGATGTACATTTAAGAGTTCAATCACATGCTACAGCAGCTTTTGTAAATTATGCAGAAGAATTAGATAAAATGGCTTTATTACCATATGCAGATATTATTAtagatattttattacaaaaattgAATTcttcaaattatttattagtaAGAGAACAAGCTGTTACTGCTATAGCGGTTATTGCAGGTGTTATTGAAGAAgactttttaaaatattattctaCTGTTGTACCTATGATGAAAGATATTATTCAAAAGGCAGTTTCTGAAGAAGAAAGAACATGCAGAGGTAAAGCCATTGAATGTATTTCAATTATTGGTTTATCGGTTGGTaaagatatttttattgAAGATGCTAAAGAATGTATGAATGCATTATTACAAATTAGCAGTACAAAAATGGATCCTGATGATACtgtaaaagaatatattcaAGAAGCTATTGGTCGTATATGTAGAGCATTAGGTAATGACTTTTATCCATATCTAAGTAGTATAGTACCGACCATATTATCTGTACTCTCCGTTTTACCAAAACCATTAacagatgatgaagaagatcTAACCATAACTATGGTATCTAATGGACAATATGTAGGATTGAAAACATCCTTATTAGAAGATCAAGAAAAAGCTTtagatttattaattattattattgaagtattaaaagaaaattataaggATTATATTCAAGCAACAGCTACAGCTGTGTTGCCAATGTTAAATTATGAATTGTCAGATGAAATTAAACAAAAGGCATTAACAGCTGTTAGTGAATTAATTGAATCAGCAAGAATATTATCTGAAAAAACGGATAATGATAAATCCATGTTACTAGCCATATTAACAGCAGCAGCAGAAAAAGTATTAAAAAGTCTATTAGAAACAAAATTAGATGacaattatgaatatatattagatgTTATGATAATCGAATCCCATGGATTATATATGTGCTTACAAAAAGCGGGATCGAATGTATTGCCAGAAAAtacattaaaattattttttaatcaaATCTTTGCCCTATTACAATATTCAACAGATAGAAGGGTAGtatataatcaaaaaaaaaataatgatgatgtagATGAAGatgaattattaataattgatAGAGAAGAGGAATTAGAACAGAATTATCGAACAAATTTATTAGATATCTTAGGagtattaattaaatatcaCCCAACACAATTCTTAAATACATGTTGTGAATTATGTATtggatttattaataattatatgaattctCCTAATTCAGAAGATGTAGCATTAgcattatatgtatgtgatGATTTGTTAGAATTCTTACAAGAAAAGAGTGTAAACCTATGGGACTTTTTCATGAacccattattattaaatattaatcatGCAGATGATAAAGTAAAACAAGCGGCATGTTATGGTGTTATACAAGCAACCAAAATTGAAGCATTTGGAAAGTATGCAAATATTGCAGtagaatatttattaaaattagtACATGAAAGTAcatcaaataaaaaaccAAAAGAATATATCTCAGCTATTGATAATGCTATAGCAGCATTAGGTGATGTTGTTCTTATGCATACatcaaaatttaataatgcAGAAGATCTCATAAAAGTATGGTTAAATCATTTACCAATAAAAGAAGATGATGCAGAAGGTAGAAGAGTACATAAAAATCTTATAGATTTAGTTTCACAAAACCATCCTCTCTTGTTCGGAAAAGATAATTCTAATACAGCAAAAATTATTGAAATATTCTTAACAATATATGAAACTGATTTTTCAGATACTGACTGTAACAAAAAAATCTCAACACTTATCAATTCATTGGATAaatcatatttaaataatttagcTTCTTCAACTTTGTCACATAAGCAAGCCAAAAAATTGAACAACATTTTGAATCCAaacagaaaataa
- a CDS encoding ribosome-interacting GTPase 1, putative codes for MSILQKIADIEAEMAKTQKNKATNYHLGLLKAKLSKLKAQLIEGGTKGGGEGEGFDVSKTGDARIGLVGFPSVGKSTLLNKLTGTFSEVASYEFTTLTCVPGIFKYKGAKMQLLDLPGIIEGAKDGKGRGKQVIAVAKSCSLILIVLDVLKPLTYKKIIEKELEGFGIRLNKKPPNIIFQKKDKGGINITHTVPLNNLDEDMIKSICHEYRIINANISIRCEATVDDIIDVIEGNRLYVPCIYVLNKVDQITMEELNLVTKLPHNVPISAHLEWNLDGLLEAIWNYLDLVRIYTKPKGQIPDYESPVILKKEKCKVENFCKKIHRSLVQQLKYALVWGKSVKHNPQKVGKDHELNDEDVVQLVKK; via the coding sequence atgTCGATCTTACAAAAGATTGCCGATATTGAAGCCGAAATGGCCAAAACCCAAAAAAACAAAGCTACGAATTATCACTTGGGATTATTGAAAGCtaaattatcaaaattaAAAGCTCAGTTAATTGAAGGAGGTACAAAAGGAGGAGGAGAAGGAGAAGGTTTTGATGTATCCAAAACAGGAGATGCAAGAATTGGTTTGGTTGGATTTCCATCTGTAGGGAAGTCtacattattaaataaattaacagGCACCTTTTCTGAAGTAGCATCATATGAATTTACTACCTTAACTTGTGTACCaggtatatttaaatataaaggaGCAAAAATGCAATTATTAGATCTTCCTGGAATAATTGAAGGAGCAAAGGATGGGAAGGGAAGAGGTAAACAAGTTATAGCTGTAGCCAAAAGCTGTTCTTTAATTCTAATCGTTTTAGATGTATTAAAACcattaacatataaaaaaattatagaaaaagaattagAAGGATTTGGTATAAGACTAAATAAAAAACCaccaaatattattttccaaaaaaaagataaaggaGGTATTAATATTACACATACTGTaccattaaataatttagatGAAGATATGATTAAATCAATTTGTCATGAATACAGAATTATAAATGCAAATATTTCTATAAGATGTGAAGCCACTGTAGATGACATTATAGATGTTATAGAAGGAAATCGTTTATATGTACCATGCatttatgtattaaataaagTTGATCAAATAACAATGGAAGAATTAAATCTTGTAACCAAACTACCCCATAATGTTCCTATTTCGGCTCATTTAGAATGGAATCTAGATGGACTCCTAGAAGCTATATGGAATTATCTAGATTTAGTTCGTATATATACAAAACCGAAAGGACAAATACCAGATTATGAATCTCCtgttattttgaaaaaagaaaaatgtaaagTTGAAAACTTctgtaaaaaaatacacagaTCTTTAGTACAACAATTAAAATATGCCCTCGTATGGGGAAAATCGGTCAAGCATAATCCGCAAAAAGTGGGTAAGGACCACGAATTGAATGACGAGGATGTGGTTCAATTGGTTAAAAAGTAA